In the genome of Pseudomonas sp. P5_109, one region contains:
- a CDS encoding phosphoadenylyl-sulfate reductase — MSPTFDVVELATTHANKSAQDILKLAFAEFGDDLWISFSGAEDVVLVDMAWKLNKNVKVFSLDTGRLHPETYRFIDQVREHYKIDIELVSPDHTKLEPFVKEKGLFSFYKDGHGECCGIRKIEPLRRKLSGVKAWATGQRRDQSPGTRSAVAVMEIDTAFSTPERTLYKFNPLAQMTSEEIWGYIRMLELPYNSLHERGFISIGCEPCTRPVLPNQHEREGRWWWEEATQKECGLHAGNIISKSKA, encoded by the coding sequence ATGAGCCCAACGTTCGACGTCGTGGAACTCGCCACGACCCATGCCAACAAATCCGCCCAGGACATCCTGAAACTCGCGTTTGCCGAGTTCGGCGATGACCTGTGGATATCTTTCAGCGGCGCCGAGGATGTGGTGCTGGTGGACATGGCCTGGAAGCTGAACAAGAACGTCAAGGTGTTCAGCCTCGACACCGGCCGCCTGCACCCCGAGACCTACCGCTTTATCGATCAGGTGCGCGAGCACTACAAGATCGACATCGAACTGGTGTCGCCGGACCACACCAAGCTCGAACCCTTCGTGAAGGAAAAAGGCCTGTTCAGCTTCTACAAGGACGGCCATGGCGAATGCTGCGGCATCCGCAAGATCGAGCCGCTGCGTCGCAAGCTGTCCGGCGTAAAAGCCTGGGCCACCGGCCAGCGCCGGGACCAGAGCCCCGGCACCCGCAGCGCTGTGGCGGTGATGGAGATCGACACCGCGTTCTCCACCCCGGAACGCACCCTGTACAAGTTCAACCCGCTGGCGCAAATGACCAGCGAAGAGATCTGGGGCTACATCCGCATGCTCGAACTGCCGTACAACAGCCTGCATGAACGCGGCTTCATCAGCATCGGTTGCGAACCCTGCACCCGCCCGGTACTGCCGAACCAGCATGAGCGTGAAGGCCGCTGGTGGTGGGAAGAAGCGACGCAGAAAGAATGCGGGTTGCATGCGGGGAATATCATCAGCAAATCGAAAGCCTAA
- a CDS encoding GntR family transcriptional regulator: protein MLDQLDPPVSTQDDTETLSENVFRRIQAAIVKGEIAPGSKISEPELARTYGISRGPLREAIHRLEGQRLLVRVPHVGARVVSLNHAELVELYEIRESLEGMACRLAAERMSLEEIDELRRVLETHERDAAFQAGVGYYQQEGDFDFHYRIIQGSGNRTLTQMLCGELYQLVRMYRIQFSTTPNRPHQAFAEHHRILDAIADRDGELAELLMRRHIGASKRNIARHYQDGANPTAKRGES from the coding sequence ATGCTGGATCAACTCGATCCCCCGGTTTCTACGCAAGACGATACGGAGACGCTTTCCGAGAACGTCTTCCGCCGCATTCAGGCGGCTATCGTCAAAGGCGAGATCGCGCCGGGCAGCAAAATCTCCGAACCGGAACTGGCGCGCACCTACGGCATCAGCCGTGGCCCGTTGCGCGAGGCCATCCACCGGCTGGAAGGCCAGCGCCTGCTGGTGCGCGTGCCGCATGTCGGCGCGCGGGTGGTGTCGCTCAATCACGCCGAACTGGTTGAACTCTACGAAATCCGCGAATCCCTGGAAGGCATGGCCTGTCGCCTGGCCGCCGAGCGCATGAGTCTCGAAGAAATCGATGAGCTGCGTCGAGTCCTGGAAACCCACGAGCGCGATGCGGCGTTCCAGGCAGGTGTCGGCTACTACCAGCAGGAAGGCGATTTCGACTTCCATTACCGAATCATCCAGGGCAGCGGCAACCGCACGCTGACCCAAATGCTCTGTGGCGAGCTGTATCAACTGGTGCGCATGTACCGCATCCAGTTTTCCACCACGCCCAATCGCCCGCACCAGGCGTTCGCCGAGCACCACCGCATTCTCGATGCCATCGCCGACCGTGACGGTGAGCTGGCCGAGTTGTTGATGCGCCGTCACATCGGCGCCTCCAAACGCAACATCGCCCGTCATTACCAGGACGGCGCTAACCCGACAGCCAAACGAGGTGAGTCATGA
- a CDS encoding 3-oxoacyl-ACP reductase family protein, translating into MTTQNLSGKVALIQGGSRGIGAAIVKRLAAEGATVAFTYVSSTAKAEELQDSITAKGGKALAIKADSADADAIRGAVSATVEAFGRLDILVNNAGVLAVAPLAEFKLEDFDQTLAINVRSVFIATQAAARHMTEGGRIINIGSTNADRMPFAGGGPYAMSKSALVGLTKGLARDLGPQGITINNVQPGPVDTDMNPAHGDFAESLIPLMAVGRYGKAEEIASFVAYLVSPEAGYITGASLTIDGGFGA; encoded by the coding sequence ATGACTACTCAGAACCTCAGCGGCAAAGTGGCATTGATTCAAGGTGGTTCCCGCGGTATCGGTGCAGCCATCGTCAAGCGCCTGGCCGCTGAAGGCGCGACCGTTGCCTTCACTTATGTCAGTTCGACGGCCAAGGCTGAAGAACTGCAAGACAGTATTACCGCCAAGGGCGGCAAGGCCCTGGCCATCAAGGCCGACAGCGCCGACGCCGACGCCATCCGCGGTGCCGTGTCCGCCACGGTAGAAGCCTTCGGTCGCCTGGATATCCTGGTCAACAATGCCGGCGTACTGGCGGTCGCACCGCTGGCCGAATTCAAACTCGAAGACTTCGACCAGACCCTGGCCATCAACGTGCGCAGCGTGTTCATCGCCACCCAGGCCGCCGCCAGACACATGACCGAAGGCGGTCGCATCATCAACATCGGCAGCACCAACGCCGACCGCATGCCCTTTGCCGGTGGCGGCCCGTACGCCATGAGCAAGTCGGCACTGGTCGGCCTGACCAAAGGCCTGGCCCGTGATCTCGGCCCGCAAGGCATCACCATCAACAACGTGCAACCGGGCCCGGTCGACACCGACATGAACCCGGCCCACGGTGACTTTGCGGAAAGCCTGATCCCGCTGATGGCCGTGGGCCGATACGGCAAGGCCGAAGAGATCGCCAGCTTCGTTGCCTACCTCGTCAGTCCCGAAGCCGGCTACATCACCGGGGCCAGCCTGACCATCGACGGTGGTTTCGGCGCTTGA
- the pabB gene encoding aminodeoxychorismate synthase component I, translating into MLTCSVHPLPYRANPAQYFAAIRHAPGAVLLDSGRPSADRGRYDLLSAWPLEQLTVALDESGEDFLQRLRDNLTRLGEASLPAPYELPFAGGLIGYLSYDFGRHLERLPSQSRDDLQLPDARFGLYGWALISDHLALTSQLVFHPALPASERQRLIDLFSQPVAEVVGPFKLLTPMTADLSADEYQQAIERIQQYIQAGDCYQVNFAQRFRAPCQGDSWAAYCALRAACPTPFSGFQSLPDGNAVLSLSPERFVKVSQGHVETRPIKGTRPRGLTPGQDAANAAELLASPKDRAENLMIVDLLRNDLGRTCRTGSVRVPELFSLESYPNVHHLVSSVTGELADDRDALDLIAGSFPGGSITGAPKIRAMQIIDELEPTRRGLYCGSLVYLDVRGEMDSSIAIRSLLVKDGQVCCWGGGGIVADSEWQAEYQESITKVKVLLDTLQNL; encoded by the coding sequence ATGCTGACTTGTTCCGTACACCCGCTGCCCTATCGTGCCAACCCCGCCCAATACTTCGCGGCGATTCGCCATGCCCCCGGTGCCGTGCTGCTCGACAGCGGCCGCCCCAGCGCCGACCGGGGCCGTTATGACCTGCTCAGCGCCTGGCCGCTGGAACAGCTGACGGTAGCGCTCGACGAAAGTGGCGAAGATTTCCTGCAACGCTTGCGCGATAACCTGACACGCCTGGGTGAAGCCTCTCTGCCAGCACCTTATGAGTTGCCGTTTGCCGGCGGGTTGATCGGCTACCTGAGTTACGATTTCGGCCGCCATCTGGAGCGCCTGCCGAGCCAGTCCCGGGACGACCTGCAACTGCCTGACGCGCGTTTCGGCCTGTATGGCTGGGCATTGATCAGCGATCACCTTGCGCTGACCAGCCAACTGGTGTTCCACCCGGCACTGCCCGCCAGCGAACGCCAGCGCCTGATCGACCTGTTCAGCCAGCCGGTAGCGGAAGTGGTCGGCCCCTTCAAACTGCTCACCCCGATGACCGCCGACTTGAGCGCTGACGAGTATCAACAGGCCATCGAACGCATCCAGCAGTACATTCAGGCCGGCGACTGTTACCAGGTCAACTTCGCCCAACGGTTTCGCGCGCCCTGCCAGGGTGATTCGTGGGCCGCTTACTGCGCATTGCGCGCAGCGTGCCCGACGCCTTTTTCCGGTTTCCAGAGCTTGCCTGACGGCAACGCTGTACTCAGCCTCTCACCGGAACGCTTCGTCAAAGTCAGCCAAGGTCATGTGGAGACCCGCCCGATCAAGGGCACTCGACCTCGTGGCCTGACGCCCGGGCAAGACGCCGCGAACGCCGCCGAGCTGCTGGCCAGCCCCAAGGACCGCGCGGAAAACCTGATGATCGTCGACCTGCTGCGCAATGACCTCGGCCGCACCTGCCGCACAGGTTCGGTACGGGTGCCGGAATTGTTCAGCCTGGAAAGCTATCCGAACGTGCATCACCTGGTGAGCAGCGTCACCGGCGAACTCGCGGATGACCGCGACGCCCTGGACCTGATCGCCGGCAGCTTCCCCGGCGGCTCGATTACCGGCGCGCCAAAGATTCGGGCGATGCAGATCATCGACGAACTGGAGCCGACCCGACGTGGGCTGTATTGCGGTTCATTGGTGTACCTGGACGTGCGCGGCGAGATGGACAGCTCGATCGCAATTCGCAGCTTGCTGGTCAAGGATGGCCAGGTCTGTTGCTGGGGCGGCGGCGGGATTGTTGCGGATTCCGAGTGGCAGGCCGAGTATCAGGAGTCGATCACCAAAGTGAAGGTGCTGCTCGATACCCTGCAAAACCTCTGA
- a CDS encoding LysR family transcriptional regulator yields the protein METFSSIECFVRSAEVGSFAEAARRLSLTPAAVGKSVAKLEARLGVRLFQRSTRSLTLTEAGQLFLGEVSGSLHTIQNAVANLASAGGQPAGTLKVSMGTVFGCLYIVPMLGEFLRRFPAINPDWHFDNRQVDLIGQGFDAAIGGGFELPQGVVARRLSPAHRVLVATKDYLETHAAISEPDDLKHHDGILIRSPQTGRVRSWQLTHRNQQHSPLTLKARMTMSDSEAACVTAAQGLGIALVSMPFASGYLESGRLQRVLPDWYIDDGYTSIYYAEHKLLPGKTRAFVEFVIEQFAERGLGQRFSAV from the coding sequence ATGGAAACCTTCAGCAGTATCGAATGCTTTGTGCGCAGCGCCGAGGTTGGCAGCTTCGCTGAAGCTGCGCGGCGCTTGAGCCTGACACCGGCGGCGGTGGGCAAGAGCGTCGCCAAGCTCGAAGCGCGGCTGGGCGTCAGACTGTTCCAGCGCAGCACGCGCAGCCTGACGCTGACGGAGGCCGGCCAGTTGTTTCTTGGCGAAGTCAGCGGCAGCCTGCACACGATCCAGAATGCCGTGGCCAATCTTGCCAGTGCCGGAGGGCAGCCAGCGGGCACCTTGAAAGTCAGCATGGGGACGGTATTCGGCTGCCTGTACATTGTGCCGATGCTCGGCGAGTTTCTGCGGCGATTTCCGGCGATCAACCCGGACTGGCACTTCGACAACCGCCAGGTCGATCTGATCGGGCAGGGTTTTGACGCGGCAATCGGCGGTGGCTTTGAACTGCCCCAGGGCGTGGTGGCGCGCCGGCTGAGTCCCGCGCATCGGGTATTGGTGGCGACGAAGGACTATCTGGAGACACATGCGGCAATCAGCGAGCCGGACGACCTCAAGCACCATGACGGGATTCTAATCCGTTCGCCGCAGACCGGTCGGGTGCGCTCCTGGCAGTTGACCCATCGCAATCAGCAACACAGCCCGTTGACGCTCAAGGCGCGGATGACCATGAGCGATTCCGAGGCCGCCTGCGTCACGGCCGCGCAGGGGCTGGGCATTGCGCTGGTGAGCATGCCGTTTGCCTCGGGCTATCTGGAGTCGGGCAGGTTGCAGCGGGTTTTGCCGGACTGGTACATCGACGACGGCTACACCTCTATCTATTACGCCGAACACAAACTGCTGCCCGGCAAGACCCGGGCGTTTGTCGAATTCGTCATTGAGCAGTTTGCCGAGCGGGGGTTGGGGCAGAGGTTCAGTGCGGTTTGA
- a CDS encoding inactive transglutaminase family protein, with the protein MRSLTLHLKLLIAILVVLGISVTAYQIFVLGIPVTEDATDDLWNIDAKVEFVASAKDPVKIQMFVPPLSRDFVSLNESFISNNYGVAVNRVDGNRKVTWSARRAKGNQTLYYRLVLTKRYSGEKAKIKGPTFRDSVAIEGPEKIAAEALLAPIRQHSADVETFVGEAIKRVNNLNDDNVKLLLAGDPSTAHKAKIVELLLSIAHVPIEKVHTIRLVADQPQVPELWLRSFNGTDWLYFNPETGEQGLPTDRLLWWTGDENLITVDGGKKANVTFSLNNSEMNAIRLAKLTDENTDANFLEYSLYGLPLQTQQTFMIMVMIPIGVLVILILRNLIGIQTLGTFTPVLIALAFRETQLGFGIVLFTIITALGLSLRSYLEHLKLQMLPRLSVVLTFVVVLIAAISLFSHKLGLERGLSVALFPMVILTMTIERLSITWEERGGGHAMKVAIGTLFAASLAHLIMTVPELVYFVFTFPAILLILVGFMLAMGRYRGYRLTELVRFKAFLKKADA; encoded by the coding sequence ATGCGCTCTCTTACCCTTCATCTGAAACTGCTGATCGCCATCCTGGTGGTGCTGGGCATTTCAGTTACGGCCTATCAGATCTTCGTACTGGGCATCCCGGTGACCGAAGACGCCACTGACGACCTGTGGAACATCGACGCCAAGGTCGAGTTCGTCGCCAGCGCCAAGGATCCGGTCAAGATCCAGATGTTCGTGCCGCCGCTGAGCCGCGACTTCGTCAGCCTCAACGAGAGCTTCATCTCCAATAATTACGGCGTGGCCGTGAACCGGGTCGACGGCAACCGCAAGGTCACCTGGTCGGCGCGCCGGGCCAAAGGCAATCAGACGCTTTACTACCGCCTCGTGCTGACCAAGCGTTACTCCGGCGAGAAAGCCAAGATCAAAGGCCCGACCTTCCGTGACAGCGTCGCCATCGAAGGGCCGGAAAAGATCGCCGCCGAAGCCCTGCTCGCCCCCATTCGCCAGCACTCGGCCGACGTCGAAACCTTCGTCGGCGAAGCGATCAAGCGGGTCAACAATCTCAACGACGACAACGTGAAACTGTTGCTGGCCGGTGATCCATCCACCGCGCACAAGGCGAAAATCGTCGAGTTGCTGCTGTCCATCGCCCACGTGCCGATCGAGAAGGTCCACACCATCCGCCTGGTGGCCGACCAGCCGCAAGTACCGGAACTGTGGCTGCGCAGTTTCAATGGCACCGACTGGCTGTACTTCAACCCGGAAACCGGTGAACAGGGCCTGCCGACCGACCGCCTGCTGTGGTGGACCGGCGACGAAAACCTGATCACCGTCGATGGCGGCAAGAAAGCCAACGTGACCTTCAGCCTGAACAACAGCGAAATGAACGCCATTCGCCTGGCCAAGCTGACCGACGAAAACACCGACGCCAACTTCCTCGAGTACTCGCTGTACGGCCTGCCGCTGCAAACCCAGCAGACCTTCATGATCATGGTGATGATCCCGATCGGCGTGCTGGTGATCCTGATCCTGCGCAACCTGATCGGCATCCAGACCCTCGGCACCTTCACCCCGGTGCTGATCGCCCTGGCCTTCCGCGAAACCCAGCTCGGCTTCGGCATCGTGCTGTTTACCATCATCACGGCGCTGGGCCTGTCGCTACGGTCCTACCTCGAACACCTGAAGCTGCAAATGCTGCCGAGGCTGTCGGTGGTACTGACGTTCGTGGTGGTGCTGATCGCGGCGATCAGCCTGTTCAGCCACAAACTCGGCCTGGAGCGAGGCTTGTCGGTGGCGCTGTTCCCGATGGTGATCCTGACCATGACCATCGAACGCCTGTCGATTACCTGGGAAGAGCGCGGCGGCGGCCATGCCATGAAAGTGGCCATCGGCACGCTGTTCGCCGCGTCCCTGGCGCACCTGATCATGACCGTTCCGGAACTGGTGTACTTCGTGTTCACTTTCCCGGCAATCCTGCTGATCCTGGTGGGCTTCATGCTGGCCATGGGTCGTTATCGCGGATATCGCCTGACCGAACTGGTGCGCTTCAAGGCTTTCCTGAAGAAGGCTGACGCCTGA
- a CDS encoding alpha-L-glutamate ligase-like protein, which yields MFGLWKTWKALEARGIMGINRRNADYVLKYNKRSLYPIVDDKILTKERAIAAGIHVPELYGVISTEKEIDNLDEIIGGRNDFVIKPAQGAGGDGILVIADRFEGRYRTVSGKIISHEEIEHQVSSILTGLYSLGGHRDRALIEYRVIPDQIFKSISYEGVPDIRIIVLMGYPVMAMLRLPTRQSNGKANLHQGAIGVGVDLATGLTLRGTWLNNIINKHPDTTNAVDGVQLPYWDGFMKLAAGCYELCGLGYIGVDMVLDQEKGPLILELNARPGLNIQIANDCGLTLRTHAVEARLEDLKARGVTETVEERVAFVQEMFGHIPTVEI from the coding sequence ATGTTCGGCCTCTGGAAGACCTGGAAGGCCCTGGAAGCCCGGGGCATCATGGGGATCAATCGGCGCAATGCAGACTACGTGCTCAAGTACAACAAACGCAGCCTGTACCCGATCGTCGATGACAAGATCCTCACCAAGGAGCGCGCCATCGCCGCCGGCATCCATGTGCCCGAGTTGTATGGCGTGATCTCCACCGAGAAGGAAATCGACAATCTCGACGAGATCATCGGCGGACGCAACGATTTCGTGATCAAACCGGCCCAGGGCGCCGGTGGCGACGGCATCCTGGTGATTGCCGACCGTTTCGAGGGACGGTACCGCACGGTGTCCGGCAAGATCATCAGCCACGAAGAAATCGAACACCAGGTTTCCAGCATCCTGACCGGCCTGTACTCCCTGGGCGGTCACCGCGACCGCGCGCTGATTGAATACCGCGTGATTCCGGACCAGATCTTCAAGAGCATCAGTTACGAAGGCGTGCCGGACATCCGCATCATTGTCTTGATGGGCTACCCGGTCATGGCCATGTTGCGCCTGCCGACGCGCCAGTCCAACGGCAAGGCCAACCTGCACCAGGGCGCCATCGGTGTCGGTGTCGACCTGGCCACCGGCCTGACCCTGCGCGGCACCTGGCTGAACAACATCATCAACAAACACCCGGACACCACCAACGCGGTGGATGGCGTGCAACTGCCCTACTGGGACGGTTTCATGAAACTCGCCGCGGGCTGTTATGAGTTGTGCGGGTTGGGCTACATCGGTGTCGACATGGTCCTGGACCAGGAAAAAGGCCCGCTGATTCTGGAGCTCAACGCCCGGCCGGGGTTGAATATTCAGATTGCCAACGATTGCGGGCTGACGTTGCGAACGCATGCGGTGGAAGCACGACTGGAAGACCTAAAGGCTCGTGGCGTGACTGAAACGGTCGAAGAGCGCGTGGCGTTTGTGCAGGAGATGTTCGGGCATATTCCTACGGTTGAGATTTGA
- a CDS encoding ATP-dependent zinc protease, with amino-acid sequence MRLKPFPTFLYFLCLPGFAMAGEKTVYGLNEYASLNGIDLEVAAKLDTGAKTASLSARDIKRFKRNGESWVRFYLAIDAAHSHPIERPLARVSKIKRRAGDYDPEEGKKYTARPVIELDICMGSALRSIEVNLTDRSAFQYPLLIGSEALKRFDALVDPSLKYAAGKPACTTDAYTAE; translated from the coding sequence ATGAGACTCAAGCCCTTCCCTACCTTTCTTTATTTCTTATGCCTGCCCGGCTTCGCAATGGCCGGGGAAAAGACCGTGTATGGCCTGAATGAGTACGCCTCGCTCAATGGCATCGATCTGGAAGTGGCGGCCAAACTCGACACTGGGGCGAAAACCGCTTCCCTGAGTGCACGGGATATCAAACGCTTCAAACGCAACGGCGAGTCGTGGGTGCGCTTTTACCTGGCCATCGACGCCGCCCATTCGCACCCGATCGAACGCCCACTGGCCCGTGTCAGCAAGATCAAGCGCCGGGCCGGCGACTACGACCCGGAGGAAGGCAAGAAGTACACCGCCCGCCCCGTGATCGAACTGGACATCTGCATGGGCTCGGCCCTGCGCAGCATCGAAGTGAACCTGACCGACCGCAGCGCTTTCCAATACCCGCTCCTGATTGGCTCCGAAGCACTCAAACGCTTCGATGCACTGGTTGACCCCAGCCTTAAATATGCTGCCGGCAAACCCGCCTGCACCACCGACGCTTATACCGCCGAGTAA
- the thrH gene encoding bifunctional phosphoserine phosphatase/homoserine phosphotransferase ThrH translates to MEIACLDLEGVLVPEIWIAFAEKTGIESLRATTRDIPDYDVLMKQRLRILDEHGLKLSDIQEVIATLKPLDGAIEFVDWLRERFQVVILSDTFYEFSQPLMRQLGFPTLLCHRLITDDSGRVTGYQLRQKDPKRQSVLAFKSLYYRVIAAGDSYNDTTMLGEADAGILFHAPDNVIAEFPQFPAVHTFEELKQEFIKASNRTLSL, encoded by the coding sequence GTGGAAATTGCCTGTCTGGATCTTGAAGGTGTGCTGGTCCCGGAAATCTGGATCGCCTTCGCTGAAAAAACCGGGATCGAATCCCTCAGGGCCACCACCCGGGACATTCCCGACTACGACGTGCTGATGAAGCAGCGCCTGCGGATTCTCGACGAGCACGGCCTGAAGCTCTCCGACATCCAGGAAGTGATCGCTACGCTCAAGCCGCTGGACGGTGCGATCGAGTTCGTCGACTGGCTGCGCGAGCGCTTCCAGGTGGTGATCCTGTCGGACACTTTCTATGAGTTCTCCCAGCCGTTGATGCGCCAACTGGGCTTCCCGACTTTGCTCTGCCATCGCCTGATTACCGACGACAGCGGGCGAGTCACGGGCTACCAGCTGCGTCAGAAAGATCCCAAGCGTCAGTCGGTCCTGGCCTTCAAGAGCCTCTACTACCGGGTGATCGCGGCGGGGGATTCCTACAACGACACCACGATGCTGGGCGAGGCCGATGCCGGGATTCTGTTCCATGCACCGGATAACGTGATTGCCGAGTTCCCGCAGTTCCCGGCGGTGCACACGTTTGAGGAGCTGAAGCAGGAGTTCATCAAGGCTTCGAACCGGACCTTGAGCCTGTAA
- a CDS encoding HAD-IA family hydrolase has translation MNAPLKAFGPIKAVIFDMDGLLLDTEGIYTEVTSIIAARYGRTFDWSIKQNIIGRGAGDLACYVVEALDLPITAEEFLVIREPLMRERFPTAQAMPGAQELVRHLKANNIPIAVGTSSSSQSFGQKTTLHRDWFALFDFIVTADDPEVGAAKPAPDIFLTAARRLGVAPEDCLVFEDSPFGVTAAKAAGMTAIAIPDAAMADARYAHADGILRTLKAFEPGAFGLPALEWT, from the coding sequence ATGAATGCACCACTGAAAGCATTCGGCCCGATCAAGGCCGTGATATTCGATATGGACGGCTTGTTGCTGGATACGGAGGGCATCTACACCGAAGTCACGTCCATCATCGCCGCGCGTTACGGCCGAACGTTCGACTGGAGTATCAAGCAGAACATCATTGGTCGCGGTGCAGGTGATCTGGCGTGCTATGTGGTTGAAGCGCTGGACCTGCCGATTACCGCCGAAGAATTCCTGGTGATCCGCGAGCCGCTGATGCGCGAGCGTTTTCCGACAGCGCAAGCGATGCCTGGCGCACAGGAGCTGGTACGGCATCTGAAGGCCAACAATATTCCCATTGCCGTCGGCACCAGTTCTTCAAGCCAGTCGTTCGGCCAGAAGACCACCTTGCACCGCGACTGGTTCGCCTTGTTCGACTTCATCGTCACCGCCGATGACCCGGAGGTGGGCGCGGCAAAACCGGCACCGGATATTTTCCTGACGGCGGCACGGCGCCTGGGCGTCGCGCCCGAGGATTGCCTGGTGTTCGAGGATTCGCCCTTCGGCGTCACCGCGGCGAAAGCGGCGGGGATGACGGCGATTGCGATTCCGGATGCGGCAATGGCCGACGCCAGGTACGCACACGCTGATGGCATTCTTCGTACGTTGAAGGCGTTCGAGCCGGGTGCTTTTGGGTTGCCGGCGCTTGAATGGACCTGA
- the prpB gene encoding methylisocitrate lyase translates to MSLNKSTPGQRFRDAVASEHPLQVVGAINANHALLAKRAGFKAIYLSGGGVAAGSLGLPDLGITGLDDVLTDVRRITDVCDLPLLVDVDTGFGSSAFNVARTVKSMIKFGAAAIHIEDQVGAKRCGHRPNKEIVTQQEMVDRIKAAVDARTDDSFVIMARTDALAVEGLESALDRAAACIEAGADMIFPEAITELDMYKLFASRVKAPILANITEFGATPLYTTEQLAAVDVSLVLYPLSAFRAMNKAAENVYTALRRDGTQANVIDTMQTRMELYDRIDYHTFEQKLDALFAAKK, encoded by the coding sequence ATGAGTTTGAACAAGAGCACTCCAGGCCAGCGTTTCCGCGATGCGGTCGCCAGCGAGCATCCATTGCAAGTGGTCGGCGCGATCAACGCCAACCACGCGCTGCTGGCCAAGCGCGCCGGTTTCAAGGCGATCTACCTGTCGGGTGGCGGGGTGGCTGCCGGCTCCCTGGGCCTGCCTGACCTGGGCATCACCGGCCTGGATGACGTGCTGACTGACGTGCGCCGTATCACTGACGTCTGCGACCTGCCGCTGTTGGTGGACGTGGACACCGGTTTCGGTTCCTCGGCGTTCAACGTGGCCCGTACCGTGAAGTCGATGATCAAGTTCGGCGCGGCGGCGATTCACATCGAAGACCAGGTTGGCGCCAAGCGCTGCGGCCACCGTCCTAATAAAGAGATCGTGACCCAGCAGGAAATGGTCGACCGCATCAAGGCCGCCGTCGATGCCCGTACCGACGACAGCTTCGTGATCATGGCCCGTACCGACGCCCTGGCGGTGGAAGGTCTGGAATCTGCCCTGGATCGCGCCGCCGCGTGCATCGAGGCGGGCGCCGACATGATCTTCCCGGAAGCCATCACCGAACTGGACATGTACAAGCTGTTCGCCAGTCGTGTGAAAGCGCCGATCCTGGCCAACATCACCGAGTTCGGCGCGACCCCGCTGTACACCACCGAGCAACTCGCCGCTGTCGACGTGTCGCTGGTGCTGTACCCGCTGTCGGCCTTCCGCGCCATGAACAAGGCGGCGGAAAACGTCTACACCGCACTGCGCCGCGATGGCACGCAGGCGAACGTCATCGACACCATGCAGACCCGCATGGAGCTTTACGATCGCATCGACTACCACACCTTCGAGCAGAAGCTCGATGCGTTGTTTGCCGCGAAGAAGTAA
- a CDS encoding aspartate/glutamate racemase family protein has product MRILVVNVNTTESITQAIARSAQAVASPGTEIVGLTPHFGADSIEGNFESYLAAIAVMDRVMSYDQPFDAVIQAGYGEHGREGLQELLNVPVVDITDAAASTAMFLGHAYSVVTTLDRTVPLIEDRLKLSGLWDRCASVRASGLAVLELEHEPQRALEAIVHQAELAVSQDKAEVICLGCGGMAGLDEQIRRRTGVPVVDGVTAAVTIAESLVRLGLSTSKVRTYATPRPKNIIGWPARFAR; this is encoded by the coding sequence ATGCGCATTCTCGTGGTCAACGTCAACACCACCGAATCCATCACCCAGGCCATCGCCCGCTCGGCGCAGGCCGTCGCATCGCCCGGCACGGAAATCGTCGGCCTCACCCCGCACTTCGGCGCCGACTCCATCGAGGGCAATTTCGAAAGTTACCTGGCGGCGATCGCGGTCATGGACCGGGTAATGTCCTACGACCAGCCTTTCGACGCGGTGATCCAGGCCGGCTACGGCGAGCACGGCCGTGAAGGTTTGCAAGAACTGCTCAACGTGCCGGTGGTGGACATCACCGATGCCGCCGCCAGCACGGCGATGTTTCTCGGCCACGCCTATTCCGTGGTCACCACCCTCGACCGCACCGTGCCGCTGATCGAAGATCGCCTCAAGCTCTCCGGCCTCTGGGACCGTTGCGCCTCGGTACGGGCCAGTGGTTTGGCGGTGCTGGAGCTGGAGCACGAACCGCAGCGCGCACTGGAAGCCATCGTGCATCAGGCCGAACTGGCAGTGAGCCAGGACAAGGCCGAAGTGATTTGCCTGGGCTGCGGCGGCATGGCCGGGCTGGACGAGCAGATTCGCCGACGTACTGGCGTACCGGTGGTGGATGGCGTGACGGCGGCAGTGACCATTGCCGAATCGCTGGTGCGGTTGGGCCTGTCGACCTCGAAGGTGCGGACCTATGCGACGCCACGGCCGAAAAACATCATTGGCTGGCCGGCGCGGTTTGCCCGGTAG